TCCTCCAGTCGCTTGAGGTCGGGACTACGACTTATCAGTGGCTGTGACATCGAAGATCATCCCGTTCTGGATTTCGACGCTCTGACCCTTGCTAAGGGTCCCTTCTGGGTTGTGCTTGGGCCCGCGGTGATATCCGACAGTGACCACCCAGTTCTCTCCTGTCGGAACGTGTTCGAAGGCAAGGCGAACGATCTCGTCGAAGTCGAGTTTCTTCTTCTTGATCGAGTGCTTCTGACCGTTCACGATCACCACAATCTCGTTCTTGCTCGAACGCTTTGCAGCGGCGACTGTCTTTGTCTCTTCCATATGTTTTCTCCCGCCCTGAAGGGCTAACATCGCTGTATTGATTTCAGTGTACACACCAAAATCCTGTGTATAAACTAAAGTGTACATGATCCACCCACG
This region of Solirubrobacterales bacterium genomic DNA includes:
- a CDS encoding multiubiquitin domain-containing protein, with the translated sequence MEETKTVAAAKRSSKNEIVVIVNGQKHSIKKKKLDFDEIVRLAFEHVPTGENWVVTVGYHRGPKHNPEGTLSKGQSVEIQNGMIFDVTATDKS